The sequence TAATATGCCATTTCAAAGTGCAAAACAAACTAAACAACCATCTAcagggaaaaaaaaagagagtttTATTAGACACTTAAACAAATgtctaattttattcaaaagcAAAAACTTCCTAAAGAGTACACATTTATTCCCTGAATAGCAAATCTTCTTCAGGTATCTGGTTCAAGCCAGAATTAGATCGAGAATAGCCCAAGAAACATAACCAAGATGACGAATTCAACTCggcaaattaaaataactgaaTACTAAAAATGATAGAGAACAAATTCCATTACTTGGAAACTGATAATTGACAGAAAGGACATCTTCCATTTAGTGAGAAGATATCTTCAGATTAAGGGACTTGTTAATCCAAGACTTCCAACTACCACTCCCCTTCTGTGTAATTGCTGCATGGGGCCTTGCTCCATCATCCACCTTTACTGGCTGTGGCTTCTTGCATAGCATAAAATTCCGAAAACCAAACGATCCAATTGTTTCCCATGGGCTCAGAGCTGCAACAACATTCAACAgctaagttaaaattattaaacttatTAACCAATTTTAACCAAAATCCGCTGCAAGCACGCAATGACATTGAGGATGACATTTAAGAGCGGTTAACGTGTACATGCAGAatctaaaaacaaaaaaaatcaacacATCAGAGAGTTACCGAAAAAAGGCTCTGTCTCTGTTTTTTCTAAACCGACTTGGgttaagaaaatgaccctatACAGCAAATAACAagcaaacaaacaaaacaagaagacTAAAATGATTTGAACacaattaaaaacataaaggGCTAAAAGGCTAAAAGAAATTGCTTACCTTCCGAACCAGCATTGGCGCAATAAAGGAAGAAATCATTGAGATCAGAGCCAAGGATAGGAAGGCGACCTTCACGAGCATAAGACTTCAGAGCAGTATCAATAACAGAAGCAACAAGCTCTTCTTCATTAACAACAAACCGGATCGGACCAGCACTTCCCAACACTGTCACACTAATCAAGAACCTATTGCCCTTAGCAGCAGCCTGATTTTTCTTTGGCTTGTAAAGCaacatcttttttcttttctttttcttctttttcttcgaGAATTAACAAATCTAAGCAAAGCCCTTttgttaataaaagaaaaagatctcGAATTTGAGGAATCGAATCAATTAATTGTTAAAACAGATAATTcggcttttcttttcttttgttctttagacaaaaaataaaacaaattttctCAAGAATCGAAAATTGGGGATTGTATGggaattaaagattagctcaGGGGTCGACGCCAAGGCAGCGATAGTACCAGCCTTCTTTGCAAGATCCAAAAGCGAAAGCAGATGCAACAGAGACAAAGCCAAAGCTCACCCTTGATTGACAAAGGGAGAGCATGAAATTGATACTATTACTTAAGATTTCCACCATTCACAATGACAACAACTAAAAACTCGGTTCCTTCGTTGATCTATTTCTGTTGCAAGAATTAAACAAAAAGTGTGTTTATGTGAGTTTCTTTTCAGTATTCAGAAACACAAaacagagagaaaaaaaactggagagagagagaagaggggGAGCTGAAGATTGgcgtaaaaaaaaaaaaagggtattGTGGATTATTTATATGGAAAGAGCAGAGGGTGTGGGGCAaattagggttagggttttgtTGTTGGTTTTGTTATTCTTGTTGGATTTGGAATtcgagaaaaaataaattaattttgtggtGAAATTTTAGGTTTTGAAGAATTCTAAAGCGGCGTATGTATTCCGCGCCGACCTTAACTCTGTTTCTTTACTGGCGGTTCCCTACTCCATGGGGAACACGTTTCTTAACGTCCTTTTTCGTAATTTTCCAGCGATTTCAACGGATTAACCTTCTCTAATTTAACGTCATTCTTTCTTCTACGCGTTCTTTTCCTCGTCtccttgttcttattattgtGCAAAATACACCCGTAAGCTTtccaatttttaattaaaatatactaacttcttaaattttaaactaatttaattatatttttgaagtttaaaaatataataattatattcttacAGAACTTAATATTAACGTTTCTTcattaaagtaaatatttttatctattaaaaataaatagttaaaattaatatatttcatattaaaaagatataaattaaagataattagattctttttagcatctaatataaaaaaaatcaatttattctTAACATTTACTATTGGCACATGCACTAAGTAAAACAATTAAAGGCATTTAATATCATTTAATTAGTTGATGTGTCAACATAATTGCTTGAAATCTTTGTtgtaaatttcaaaaaagaagaCGAAGAAAATGGGATGGGTACCAGCAGTAGCTAAGagaaaattacttaattagcTGATGTGTCGAAGAAAATTACTTAATACTAAGAGAAATATGATAGCCTATTTAGTAGCTGATGTGTCAAAGATCATTTCTTGAAATATTTGTAGAtcttataagattttaaatccCATCACATTAATTAGACAAGTGGGGAGAACCAGAATTTGCTCATTCCCAAGTACCACTTCTACAAGCTAAGCTTACTCCATTTTAAGTTCTATTCTGTCTTCCTTTGCCTCTTTCACTTTGTAGTTagatgaaatagaagaaaataccTCTTTTCCTAAATAATTGAggaatttcattttttatttattaatagattaatttagTGTAGTGTGATATCATGTCAGAAACAATTACTAGGAACTCAATCTAAAATATGCTAATAGtctaaaataaagtttaattatatGCTAAGATTccaattttgatatattaaatgatatatttaaaaatttcacttcttttttttagttctttttatatatattctttaaaaatatacgaGATCTAATAAGAACGTTTGcttttaaaacatatatagaGATACACTTAAGTCTGTCTCAAATAGTAAAAGTAATTGCTCtataagtaaaaaatttaaacttgagTTTTTTTCGTACGCATTAGGTAATAAATGTAAAAGATgtctattttttattgactattttttcttaatatattttttataatattaaggCATAAGTATTTTTAGCCTGATTAAAACATAGCCATAGATTAGGATATGAGTTAACAAAGATAAagtgtaatttttgtatttattatataattaatttattaattaataaattattttttgaaataattaattataaataatatattaattttaattttatattaacttttatattaattttcaattatataataatttctaactCTGAAAGttgacatattaattataacattggtattaattatattgatatatttaatttatatatattttaatataattcttatattattgataaaatcttaaaatatcaaaagttttattaagaagatatttaaaaatattattattttctaaaacaatGATTAAGTAAAATTGATAATTCTATAaccatattttatattatcatttataattaaaattacacCAATAATTATGCAACACATTGATAAATTACTAGTCTATTATATAAATGTCGGGCATAAAAGTTTTGGTATATAGAAAAGTAGTTTAATATGTGTTTATTCTGAATATAGACATTATATACAATTCagtaattcttatattttttgaattagtatattttgatttgaagTAGTGTAATGcattaactaatatatttttaaattaaaaatcattctaataaaacaatatttgataattattttaaaataaattaaaaatatttataattaaaataataaattccagaacaaaaaaaattttatatgtctcAATAACTTTGTCACGTACAGTGATGATATAtcattttatgctttttgcctaattaattaattaacttaagTTACTTtcctaatttaataataattataattttataaacgggcattattaattatatttttaatattatatagttcTTTTGGTTCACCTTAAGTTTTAGtcatttttgaattattaatttagtgagtaattataaaaagtatcttctattatttaatatatatatatatatatatatatatatatattgtcaCATGCAATTGATTttcacattttatattttgaaactataattattattgagaATTGAataagggtattttagagAAATAGTGAAAACCATTAATGACATTAACTGAAAAAGACCCATATTTCTTAATCTGCATGcaaacttaaaataaactatTCTTTTAGGATAAAAACgtattaactaataagttagTTTCTATTTTAGATAGTAATTATTAATCTTGAAAAgtatattagttatattttaatgttaattattcataattgataaatcaattataaagtactctaaacataaatttatatatttactgTATTAATAGAATActataaacttaattaaagggaacttaaaaatatttagtagtattattattgttattatttttcaaaatgtgataaacaattttaaaatactaaaatattattaaaatcttgtaaattcattttataataattaataataaattttctaaattcttaTCAATTGATGGAAGAGCAAATCAAGACAGTAGGAAGCAAATATTCTTGGTTAGACAACCAGAAAACAAATCTAAGGTAAGATCCAGATCATATCTAAAAAGGTAAAATTAAAGTACTTAGAGTTTAGAGCCAGCCTAGCCTAATAACAGACGCATTGAGGGTGTTACTACattttatagataaatttaaaattttagggcAACCAAACCCTTCAtcgtatgaaaaataaagtgatTGAAAGACTATGTTCTCAACTCTTAACTATAATCAACAAACATCTTTTTGTCTCTTCCAACCCCTTTTGGAGATTTAAGTTTTTTGCATATTCATATCTTTTGCTAGTTTAATCATCAACTTCCACTAAAAAGTCACCACTTATGCATCCAATGGTGTAGAGTATTAAAGCATATAACTGCTTACATATGAAcaaatggtttttcttttaatgtacACAAAGATTCCCATCTTCAATGGtcagaaatgaaaagaataacaactttgaattaaataatagagaaCAATGTTATCCATTTTTTAATCAACacttttaatatcttttgGTGAAAAAAAATGTAACTGAATTCTTGGAGTCCAAgcctatatatattatatgctAAATCGGTTATTATTTTCATAGCAACTATTAAATGATGGCTATCTTTGTTTAAAGTGTGCGAAGCATTTAGCcccataaaacaaaataatgatTCTATGCAGTAATCAAGacaaataataagtttttttagataaatttttagataaattcaTCAGTTTATTATGTCATCTGtacacttaattaattgtatatttattattgtatttttatcggttgatttatttattattattaacaacTAATGATTAAAATCCAACAATGAGAATGCAACAGTTAATAAATAGAGCAATATATTACTAtagaattgatttaatttacatATGATATAATAGAGTGAgtctaatttaaatatatgaaatagcACATTCAACAAATTTGTTTTCTAAGCAGTTTCTAAAAGAGCGATACATATATTTGATTTGATGGGGCGATATtcgtttttcttttgtttataataTATAGATTCGAATTTCGTTAATGTATCAATATAATAGCTCATTTTATtcgatttgattttttttaaactttatttccatataaaaatttaaagtggAAAATTCTTGAAAGGGGGAAATTTCAATGGCTATATATGTAAATGTATTAATCAATCATAAGGTTAGCTGAAGTACTTGATACTGGAGAAAATCTTAGAGGATTGATgctaaaataaagaatttgaagagAGAATGGTAGATTGAAAGTTTCTGTATATTGATAACAATGATAATACAAAGAAGATATAGAGCTGTACAAGTTTATATAGGAAAGAAACATAGCTAATTCTTAGCCTACTAAAACGAGATTCTCCTATGTTAGAGGGATTACAACATAAGCTATCTAAGAAAATTCAACTAAATATTACAGCAATATTTCTTAATACCCCCCCTCAAGTTGGAGATTGAATAACATGAAGTCCCAACTTGTTACACAATGTCATAAACTGCTCCTTTCTTAAGGCTTTCGCAAAAATATCTACTAGTTGGAAACGAGTTGGAACATAGGAAGGACTAATCATTCTAGcttgtaatttttcttaaactaTATGACAATCTATTTCAATATGTTTCGTCCgttaatgaaaaatgaaatttgCTGCAATGTGCAATGCTGCTTTATTGTCACAAAATAGTGGTGTAGGAGATGTTTGTGGAATTCTCAAATCTTGTAATATAAATCGTAACCAAGTCAGTTCCAAACATGTATTAGCCATAGCCCGATATTCAGCCTCTGCTGATGATCTAGAAACATTTgcttatttttttgatttctATGAAATGAAAGAGTTGCTGAGAAAAATACAATATCCTGTAACTGACCTTCGTGTAGCATAAGAACTTCCCCAATATGAATCACAAAAGGCTTTAAAGCAAGTTAGAGGGCAGTAATAATCCTTGACCTGGTGTACCTTTGATGTATTTGAGTATCTGAATGGCAGCATCCCAATAGAGTTTATGAGGTTCATGCATGAATTGGCTCAATGTTCGAACAGAGTAAACTATATCTGGTCTTATGATAGTGAGATATATCAATATTCTAATTAATCTTTTGTATTTAGTTAGATCATTTAGCAATTATCCATCTGTAGAACTGAGTTTCAAATTCTGCTCCATTGAAAATTTATCTGGTCGAGCACCTATGAGACCTGAATCTTACAAAATGTCCAatgcatatttttttttgtgacaTGAATATTCCTTTCTTGGATCGTGAAAATTCAATacccaaaaaatatttcaagtcTCCAAGATCTTTAATACGAAAATATTTGAGAAGAAACTTTTTAAGGCTTTCCATTTCCTGCAAATTATTTCCTGTCAAAATAATATCGTCAACATAAATAAGAATTGCAGTGAAAGAGGTGCCTTGAGCCTTTGTGAAGAAAGACTAATAAGCTTTTGATTGTTGATAACCAGCCTTTTGAACAACATTTGAAAAAGTGAACCAATTCCTTGATGCTTGTTTGAGTCCATAAAGAGACTTGTTAAGTCGACATACAGTGTTCTCCCCCTGTCGACGAAGACCAGGTGGTGCTTTCATATATACGACTTCATGTAAATCACcataaagaaaagtattttGGACATAATTGGTGGGTAAACCATTGTTGAGCAGCAGCGATAGTGAGAAGGCAATGGAGTGTTGTGAGTTTGGCTATAGGTGAAAATATCTATTGATTATCGACACCCTCAACCTAGGTGTATCCTTTGGCAACAAGACGAGCTTTGTAACGTTCAATGCTCCCATCAGATTGTACTTAATTTTGTAGACCCACTTGTAGCCGATTGGTTTTTGTCCAACAGGCAAAGGAACTAGATTCCATGTGTTATTTTTCTGTAATGCTTCTAGCTCCACATGCATGGCTTGTTGCCAATTTGGATCAAGGATAGCTTTAGCATATGATTTGGGCTCAGTGTGTACTGTAATGTTAGCTAAAAAGTGCGATGGGTAGgagtaatgcaagaaaatgagagaaaattagaaatagGATATCGAGTACCTTTTCTAGAACTTGAGGTCGAGGTAGACTGATTGACTTGAGGAGACGTTACATAGTCTTTATGCCATACAAGACGCTGCTTGAAACAAGTAGGTTATGGTGAAACTATGATAGGATCTGAAGTGTCTAGATGAGTTGTATGATCATGTTCTAATTGAGGAGTTACATCTAGTTGGTTAAGCTGAGTGGGTAGCAGTATATTTATGTTTGGTGATTCAGTTTCTTGTGTTGGAGGAGATGGgtcatttataataaatggTTCAATGTGTGTATGTTCTTGTATGATGTCAAGAGAGTGATCAAGTGGCATATGAGTTGGAGGAGATAGAGTTGGagtagaagaaaaagaaaaagtggtTTCATAAAATCGAACATCCCGATTGACAAAGAACTTTTTATTATCTAGATCATAAAGCTTGTAGCCCCTTTGACCAATAGGATATCCAATAAAGATATAACATTTGGCAcgagaataaaatttattagttggATGAACAACAGTTGCATAACATAGGCAACCAAATATTCTTAAGTGATCAAAAGATGGTAGATGTTTatataataactcaaaagGAGATTTGGCAGATAATAATGGTGGTGGAAGTCGATTGATAAGATAAACAAAAGTTAAAACACATTCACCCTAAAAATCAAGTGGCAAGTGtgattgaaaaaataatgcaCGAGCAATAGTAAGAATATGGCGATGCTTTCACTCGATAACTCCATTTTGTTATGGAGTGTACACGCAAGTGCGTTGATATTCTATGCCATGTGATTGAAAATAGTTTTTCATAGAAAGAAATTCAGAACCATTATCTACTCTAATAGCCTTAATATGGGCATAAAACTGAGTATAAATGAAACCAACGAAAGATTTTAAAATGTGTTGTGTTTCCGATTTATGTTGCATGAGAAATATCCATGTGCATCTAATAAAATCATCCACAATGGTGAGAAAGAAAACATTCCCCTAAATGTGTAGGAATTTTATGTGGTCCCCAAATATCACAATGTATTAATTCGAAAGCTGCATGAGTTGATATAGAACTTTAGGAAAATGGTAGTCTTGTTTGTTTAGCCATGGGACAAACAACACAATTATTATCATAagagaaattatttaaagataaCAATGAAGAAACTAGTTTGAGACGAGATGGTGATGAATGTCCTAGACGCATATGCCATAGATTTGAAGAGTGAGAAACTTGATGAGATGTAGGTGTCCTTTGCAACAGAGACATATAATATAGACCATTGTATTGTTTACCCGAGCCAATCATCTTCCCCGTATTCAAGTCCTGCAAGATACAAAAAGATGGAAATAAAATGGCACAACAGTTTAAAGCATCAGTAATTTTGCTTGTAgacatcaaatttaaattaaaaaaagggAAACATAAAACATTGTTTAGAGTTATGTCAGAATTGAATGGTACAATCCCCATTGAAGTTATGGGTTCGAATGATCCAGTTGGTAGATTAACAACAGGCACTGAGGGAGACTTTGTTTGTGTAAGGTGCATAGGGTCAGAAACAATGTGATATGTGGCTCCGCTATCCAAAATCCAAGGTTTTGtaaacacataattaattGAAGTATTAGAAAAAGGGAACAGACTTGCAACGTTTGCTTGGACATTGCTATTACTAGAAGCAAGATTTGGAGACATCATGGAAATGGCATGAGCGAGCTGTTGAAGCTGTTCTGTGGAGAGACCAAAAAGAGATTTGGAAAAATCCCGTGTATTGGAAAGATTGACATCTGATTGAAAAGAGTCTGTAGCATTTGCAGTTGGAAAGAAATTATTGTGAGGCCCGCGTTACTATTGTTGTGATTGATTTTGTCGATTGTTATGCGTTCTTGTGTTGTTGAGAGCCCATGTGCCATCTTTATATTTACAGCGATCCTCTGTATGACCTTTCTtgtcataaaatttacaagtGGAATTTAAGAGTTCTATAATTCTCAATTGTATGGCCATCTCTATTACAGTGATCACaatacttatttttagagTTGTTTGAGTTATTTGTTCGACCTGGAACTGTAGTTgcaatgaaaaaaatttagttgatTCTGAGGTCATTTGTTGTTGCGTTTCATCTTGGATGACCAGAGAGTATGCTTGACGTACATTAGGCAATGGTGACATCATCATGATATTTGTACGAATAGTGTTGTAAGCATCATTCAGTCCCATAAAGAATTGCATTAATCGATATTCCTCTCTCTGATCATTATGTGCTTTCATCTGATTGCAGGTGGTAAGCTTTTGGCAAGCCTCCAATTCATCCTAAGGGCCTTTAATTTTTGTGAAGTATGCCGAAATTGTCATGgaaccctgtaagagagaGGCTAaagatttttgaattttatatactGTAGGTGCATTCTTGTGTAAAAATTGGTCTTTGAAATCTTCCTATACTTGTTGGGCTGATTTGGCATGAATAACTTCTTTGGCTAGATCAGGTTCAACGACATGAGTTAGCCATGATAAGATCAGGCTATTGCATTGATTCCATATAGCATATTCTGTAGGTTTATCAATTTCTGAAGGTGGCTGAATGGATCCATGAATGAagccaattttatttttagctatGAGAGCATGAATCATATATTTACTCcatgatgaataatttaagCCATTTAATTTTGTGGAACAAGTATATGGCCAGGTTGATCAGATGGGTGAATAAAGAATGAGTTTGATGGGTCTATGGTAGAATTCATATTTTTGGTGTTTGGATGGATTTTTGAAGATTCTGATGATGTTTTAGTAGTCATATTATCTgttgatatattaaaaaatgaataattaggTGCCAGAATATTGCTATGATACCATgctaaaataaagaatttgaagagAGAATGGTAGATTGAACGTTTCtttatattctatattttcGTTGCTCTTCTAGTAGCCCGTCTTTTATGTGGCTATAGTTTCTTTATTGCTTAATTTATAGAAGTATTcttcatcaattttattttcatattatattaataaaattactaacttatccaaaaaagaaacataagatgatattttttttttctttatagtcATGATagaacaaaattttatattcttcattAAGAgacattttattattgaaaatcaaAAACTTGAGCGtaacatattttaataatttatcatgaTTTTATACAACTTTCATGTGCAAATTCCCAAAATAGATTTTCCTCAAGAAACTGAATAACAGATCACGGATATAATCCATTTTAAATGTCAAAAAACCAACCATACAATTCTTTCTTGCATAAGACATGCTTACACCTACCAATTTATTGCTACAAGTGTAAGCGGTCTATATCCGTGGTAGCCTAAATTAAGTCCATGTCAAAACGATCCGtttgtccttttcttttttctaatgaaTAACAGAAGCTTGTCTTAATtcgattaaaaaaatttagcacttcaattaattgattaacaaaaattgaagaatGTGCATAATCGCACACTCAATTAATACGTTTaagaaattttctttcaaaatttagtCACAAATTTCAAACACAAGCTAATTAATAGAATCGGAACCAAATTACTCAGTTTGAGCCCGGACACGCGGTTTCATTTGTCGTAAGGACCACTAAAATCTATTCAGAAAGAGAAGCATGGCTCTTTGCCTTGCAGTATATGAATTTGGAATATACTTACTACCCCATTTCCTtctgtaaaaaaagaaaaaaaaagaatatatactatattatattattttcaatagatattttaaataatttctatataatctttaaaaatatctcttcaatatttatattctaaataaatcttgttttaagaaaattataaataaagttttCATCCAAACTAAAAGTTCAGAAacttagatttttctttttttctttttctcttttgattttttaattatcttgCCACTACATATcttttacttctatttttaattaatttggttaACTGAACTCATATTTAACTGaatatttgatttagttttttaGTGAAAAATTTAGGAAAAGGTGGATAAGTCTTTGAATTTTTTGGCTGACGTggaattaaatttctaaatattctAAGCATTGAAAAATCtcaattatacttttaatatttaaaaaataaaataattatattttttagatttgactctacttttaattaataataacagttgattttttttattaatgtaaaaaagaaattattattttataaattttatttattaaaagatactTCTTTAGatgcaaaaaaatataagttgaaaaggattaaaataattttttttaacaccTAAATTTAACTGAATCTCATATTATTACATGAAGAGATAGAGAGAGttaattttaatgattaattttctattttttttaatttaaaaatttaattaaattaattttt comes from Ricinus communis isolate WT05 ecotype wild-type chromosome 5, ASM1957865v1, whole genome shotgun sequence and encodes:
- the LOC8262529 gene encoding uncharacterized protein At4g22758; this translates as MLLYKPKKNQAAAKGNRFLISVTVLGSAGPIRFVVNEEELVASVIDTALKSYAREGRLPILGSDLNDFFLYCANAGSEALSPWETIGSFGFRNFMLCKKPQPVKVDDGARPHAAITQKGSGSWKSWINKSLNLKISSH